One Astatotilapia calliptera unplaced genomic scaffold, fAstCal1.2 U_scaffold_99, whole genome shotgun sequence genomic region harbors:
- the LOC113018525 gene encoding UV excision repair protein RAD23 homolog A-like isoform X2, whose translation MVKALKEKIEAERGKDNFPVSGQKLIYAGKILQDDTPIKDYKIDEKNFVVVMVSKAKPAVAASPSVSEAPKPPVQDSGSTSTAAPTTNPTPAPAPAPAAVPIPSGEAKEESSAVATEPQQPASSSGGSQGLDASSTLVTGAEYEAMLTEIMSMGYERERVVAALRASFNNPHRAVEYLLTGIPSSPVQESNPPAQAPTSGTTEAPSVPEGENPLAFLRTQPQFLHMRQAIQQNPALLPALLQQLGRENPQLLQQISQHQELFIQMLNEPVGEGGDAPEVGEMGAAGEEGAPVNYIQVTPQEKEAIERLKALGFPEALVIQAYFACEKNENLAANFLLNQGLEDD comes from the exons ATG gtgAAGGCCTTGAAAGAGAAGATAGAAGCAGAAAGGGGAAAAGACAACTTTCCTGTGTCCGGGCAGAAGCTGATATATGCCGGGAAAATTTTGCAAGATGACACACCAATTAAGGACTACAAAATTGATGAGAAGAACTTTGTTGTAGTGATGGTGTCCAAG gctAAGCCTGCAGTTGCAGCCTCACCATCAGTCTCAGAAGCACCCAAACCCCCAGTACAGGACTCTGGCTCCACATCAACAGCTGCCCCGACTACAAACCCAACTCCAGCCCCAGCCCCTGCCCCTGCAGCTGTCCCCATTCCTAGCGGGGAGGCCAAAGAGGAGTCAAGTGCCGTAGCCACAGAACCACAACAACCAGCTAG CTCCAGTGGTGGAAGTCAGGGCCTGGATGCATCCTCGACGCTGG TGACCGGAGCGGAGTATGAGGCGATGCTGACGGAGATCATGTCTATGGGCTATGAAAGGGAGAGAGTTGTGGCTGCGCTACGGGCCAGTTTCAACAACCCCCACAGAGCCGTGGAGTACCTTCTTACT GGTATCCCTAGCAGCCCAGTCCAGGAGAGTAATCCCCCAGCGCAGGCTCCCACATCTGGAACCACAGAAGCTCCGTCTGTACCAGAAG GAGAGAACCCGCTTGCATTCCTGCGCACTCAGCCCCAGTTCCTGCACATGAGACAGGCCATCCAGCAGAACCCCGCCCTGCTTCCCGCTCTCCTCCAGCAGCTAGGCCGGGAGAATCCTCAGCTTCTACAG CAAATCAGTCAGCATCAGGAGCTGTTTATCCAGATGTTGAACGAACCAGTGGGAGAGGGGGGAGATGCACCAGAGGTTGGAGAGATGGGGGCAGCAGGGGAGGAAGGCGCGCCTGTCAACTACATCCAGGTTACACCTCAGGAGAAGGAAGCCATTGAAAGG TTAAAAGCGTTGGGTTTCCCTGAGGCGCTGGTCATTCAGGCCTACTTTGCCTGCGAGAAGAACGAGAACCTGGCGGCCAACTTTCTCCTCAACCAGGGACTGGAAGACGACTGA
- the LOC113018525 gene encoding UV excision repair protein RAD23 homolog A-like isoform X1 — protein MQITLKTLQQQTIQIEIDPEQTVKALKEKIEAERGKDNFPVSGQKLIYAGKILQDDTPIKDYKIDEKNFVVVMVSKAKPAVAASPSVSEAPKPPVQDSGSTSTAAPTTNPTPAPAPAPAAVPIPSGEAKEESSAVATEPQQPASSSGGSQGLDASSTLVTGAEYEAMLTEIMSMGYERERVVAALRASFNNPHRAVEYLLTGIPSSPVQESNPPAQAPTSGTTEAPSVPEGENPLAFLRTQPQFLHMRQAIQQNPALLPALLQQLGRENPQLLQQISQHQELFIQMLNEPVGEGGDAPEVGEMGAAGEEGAPVNYIQVTPQEKEAIERLKALGFPEALVIQAYFACEKNENLAANFLLNQGLEDD, from the exons ATGCAGATCACACTTAAAacgctgcagcagcagactaTTCAGATTGAGATAGACCCCGAACAAACG gtgAAGGCCTTGAAAGAGAAGATAGAAGCAGAAAGGGGAAAAGACAACTTTCCTGTGTCCGGGCAGAAGCTGATATATGCCGGGAAAATTTTGCAAGATGACACACCAATTAAGGACTACAAAATTGATGAGAAGAACTTTGTTGTAGTGATGGTGTCCAAG gctAAGCCTGCAGTTGCAGCCTCACCATCAGTCTCAGAAGCACCCAAACCCCCAGTACAGGACTCTGGCTCCACATCAACAGCTGCCCCGACTACAAACCCAACTCCAGCCCCAGCCCCTGCCCCTGCAGCTGTCCCCATTCCTAGCGGGGAGGCCAAAGAGGAGTCAAGTGCCGTAGCCACAGAACCACAACAACCAGCTAG CTCCAGTGGTGGAAGTCAGGGCCTGGATGCATCCTCGACGCTGG TGACCGGAGCGGAGTATGAGGCGATGCTGACGGAGATCATGTCTATGGGCTATGAAAGGGAGAGAGTTGTGGCTGCGCTACGGGCCAGTTTCAACAACCCCCACAGAGCCGTGGAGTACCTTCTTACT GGTATCCCTAGCAGCCCAGTCCAGGAGAGTAATCCCCCAGCGCAGGCTCCCACATCTGGAACCACAGAAGCTCCGTCTGTACCAGAAG GAGAGAACCCGCTTGCATTCCTGCGCACTCAGCCCCAGTTCCTGCACATGAGACAGGCCATCCAGCAGAACCCCGCCCTGCTTCCCGCTCTCCTCCAGCAGCTAGGCCGGGAGAATCCTCAGCTTCTACAG CAAATCAGTCAGCATCAGGAGCTGTTTATCCAGATGTTGAACGAACCAGTGGGAGAGGGGGGAGATGCACCAGAGGTTGGAGAGATGGGGGCAGCAGGGGAGGAAGGCGCGCCTGTCAACTACATCCAGGTTACACCTCAGGAGAAGGAAGCCATTGAAAGG TTAAAAGCGTTGGGTTTCCCTGAGGCGCTGGTCATTCAGGCCTACTTTGCCTGCGAGAAGAACGAGAACCTGGCGGCCAACTTTCTCCTCAACCAGGGACTGGAAGACGACTGA